CTGACCGTTTATGATAACATCGCATTTCCGCTCAAGGCGGTGAAGGCATCGAAAGCCGAAATTCAGGAACGGGTGAAAGAGGTAGCAACAATCCTGCAAATTCAAGCGATGCTTGACAGAAAGCCGAGTCATCTGAGCGGTGGTGAGATGCAGCGCGTTGCATTGGGACGGGCGATGGTCCGTCAGCCCAAGGCATTTCTGATGGATGAACCGATGTCGAACCTAGATGCTAAGTTGCGGGTAGACATGCGGACAGAACTGAAACGCCTGCAGCGAAGGCTAGGAGCAACCACCATTTTTGTCACACATGACCAAATCGAAGCGATGTCGATGGCAGATCGTATCGTCATCATGCACCAGGGGAGCCTACAACAGATCGGAACGCCTCACGAAGTATATAACCAACCGCAGACCGTTTTCGTCGCCCAATTTATGGGAAGCCCATCGATGAACCTGATTCGTGGCACGGTTCAGGCACAATCGACTTTGAAGTCTGCTTCCACCGGGGGCGAACAACCCGCGTTGCACCTGAACCACACAGATGTCTGGATTGAGTTATCAGCAGAACAGATCTCGCACATCGGCCGGTCAGCTGAAATCATCTTTGGCGTTAGACCGGAGCATATTGTCGTCTCAAGGGAGCCAATTCAAAAAGGATTTACCGCCACTGTGCACCTTGTAGAAGCGTTGGGATCGGTCAATATTATCGACATATTTCTGGGCGAAAATCCAGATACCGGGGATCTGGTCCTCCTCCGAGCCCGTACACACCCCGCATTTCGTCCCGATGTGGGACAGTCCGTTGGGTTTGATTTCGACGCCAAACAGATTCATCTGTTTGATCGTCATACTGAACAAATCATTGCTTGAAGATTGCCTGATTTATCAAAGAACCTACAGCCACTTACGTTAAAGGATAAACTCCTTTTTGATCGGTACGCCCGTCAAATGCCGGCAGGACTGTCGCGCTATGCCTTTGCTCCACACTATATATGGCGAAACTTTTTCGATTTTTACTGGACAATAATTGATGACCAGTTCTGTCTTTTCGCCAATCAGGATGGTGATTACTTCATGCCAATCCCCCCGATGGGGGCATCGCTAAATCAAGAAGTAATCCACCAAGCGTATGCGTTCATCCTTGAAACCAATCGTGCGAAGCAGATTGCACGGATCGAAAACGTTCCAACGGATCTGATTCCCTTTTTTCAGGAGAGGGGCTTTCACGCCGTTCAGAAAGAGACGGAATATCTGTACGAAACAGATGCCCTCATTCAACTCAAGGGAGATCGTTACAAAAGCAAACGAGCTGTTTATAACGCTCTGATCCGCAACTACCCTGCCGCACAGTTGCAGCCGTACCAATCCACCCATCTTGCAGATTGCCTCGCGCTCTATGAATCGTGGCGACAGGAACGATGGAAACAGTTCCACGATGATGTTTACCGGGCGATGTTGGACGATTCTCAGTATTCCCATCACACAGGCCTCATGAACCACGAGGAATTGGGATTGGTCGGCAGGGTTGTTTTCATTGATGGCGTTCTGAAAGGATACACCTTTGGATACCCCCTCAACAGCGAAATTTTCTGTGTTCTCTTTGAGGTGACCGATCTCAAAATAAAGGGGGCATCACAATTCCTTTTCAGAGAGTTTTGCCGAGAACAGGCAGCATATCGATGGATTAGCACGATGGACGACTCCGGCTTGGAAAACCTGAAGCGTGTGAAATTATCGTACCGTCCTGCCAAGCAGCTCTCATCCTACAATCTTTTTCTCCTGTAACCGATCGCTAATCCAGATACTATGAAATGCGTTCTAATTTTTCTCAATGGCCATTATGACCTCCGTTACCCTCGATTTTACAAGGAGACACTAACGTGGGCAACGGCAAACAGTTACCCCCTCATCTGCGCTGATGGGGGCCTGCGCTTATTCACGGAACTCAACCAGACCAGCGACGTCCCAATTTCCCCAAACGTCCTAATCGGCGATCTCGATTCCCTTGAAGAGTTGCCGGCGGAAACCCTTGAACAGTTAGAGCAGTCCGGAACGCACATCGTCCGGGAGTGGATCGGACACATAGACAAGGACGATACAGACGGACAGTTGGCAGTCGCTTATGCAAACGCGCAATATAGCTGTCAGAGAATTCTGATCTATGGTGGACTCCCTCACCCCAACGGCTACGAGATGGATCACTTTCTCGGTAATATCCGACTGATGCGATTGGGTTTCCAACTATTTCAGGATACTCGGCGCGAAAACGAGTGCAACTGGCGAGCGGCGATGCGTGACCCACTCCAAACAATCCACTTCGTTGTTTCGGACGTAACGCTAGACCGAAAAAACGATGGCGTACAACGGGTCTCGCTCATTTCCGATGATCCGAATGTTACCATCAAAAGCAGCACCAATCTTCGATGGAGTTTGGACGGATTCCACGTCGATCCGATTAGAACAAACGCCCTGCGCAACGAGTTTGTAGCAGAGGCAAATCAGGCGACCATCCGCCTCGTGGAAGGATCGGATCCAGTCTACGTCATTCACAATTGGTATGAATAGACGGGCATCTTACTGTCCCGTCGATCGGATTTCAACGTTGTCCAGTCCTTCCCCTAGCGGCAACGGAACCTGCGTCCCTGTTTTATGGGAAATGTGCATGGCGGTGATAACTTCCAACGCCTTCAGTCCGTCCCGCCCGGCTGAGACGCTCTCTCGATCCTCTAACAAACAGTCAACCGCTTCCCGTGCTGCGCTGTAGAAATAGTCGTCGAGGATGAGGGTTTCGGGCATATCAGGAAGAGGCTCGAAGTCGTAGCGCGCGCCATAACCCACGCTCGCCTCAACAAGGGGACCGTATTCCCAGATGCCCCGCAGCTCGCAGAAATGGATCTGTCCCGCCGTACCCGCAATGGTAACATCGCTGAGAGATTCTTTGCGCGTAGGGATGCAGTTTATGAAGATGACCACACCACCCTCACAGACAACCATCCCTCCGCCACCCGGATCGGCAACGGGTTCATCGCTGAGAAAACCGGATACTAGCTTGGGTTGCGCCGATGTGAAGTAGAAAGCGTAGTCCACCGTATGTGTGCCGTTGTGCAGCAGAGGACGGGCGCCGGAGTAGGTGATGGTTCGCACATCTCCGACCGCTCCGTCATCAACCATTTTTTTTAACCGTCGGTAATGCGGTAGGAATCGGCGCGTGTGATCTACAGCCAACCGGCACCCGTTTGCTTCGCATGCTTCGACCATCTTCCGTCCCCATTCGACACTGATGGCGAGCGGTTTTTCTACCATAATCACCTGAATCCCCGCTTCTGCAGCCTCAATCACCGGCTCATGATGATGGAAGTTATGGGTAGTGACGCTCACGATATCCAGATCTGCTTTTTCGTACATCTCCTGTGCAGTAGCATAACGCTGTTCCGGTGCGATTTCCCATTCGTTGCCGAACTGTTGTAAGCGTTCATTATTAATATCAGCGACAGCCGCCAACTCAACCTCCTCGCAGCGCCGATAGCCGCCGGCATGGGAGTTGTCTCTTCCGCCAAGTCCACCGACGCCGCCAGCACCAACGATACCAACTCTGATCTTCGATTTTGACATTATGGTGTTCCTTCTTAGTTAGGATATTCCTATCTGTTTCTCTGCTCGTTGTGGTCAGCATTCACCCGTTCTGTCTGCCACGATTTTCTGTTGCCGTAATAATCCCCTTCACTTCTCAATGGGGTAACATCGGGCAGCCACAAGGTATAGACAAGCATATCCAGCCAGTTTTCCCCGTCGTACAGTCGATTATGCAAACGTGCTTCTTCGACAAATCCCCCCGCTCTCGCCATCTCTTTTTGGTCGTCGTCACAGTCAGCGATATAGATCTGTAACCCCTGAATCGAGAGGGCTTTTGCTTTTTCTGCTGCAGCCGTTAAAAGTTCAGACCCTTGCTCAAAATAGCTTGGGCAGACACGAAAACTGAGCGTAGCGATATGCTGCTCGTGGAAGGTGTCAAACCGTTTCAGTACGGCTGTCCCGACGATCCGTTGTTCGCGATTTTCCAACACGACAAACGTGCCGTTCCGATCTTCGATCTGTCGCATCAATCTTACAAAGTGGCTTTCAAAGCGGGTCTCG
The nucleotide sequence above comes from Candidatus Poribacteria bacterium. Encoded proteins:
- a CDS encoding ABC transporter ATP-binding protein, coding for MAEIRLEHITKRFGEVVAVDDVNLEIRDQEFVVFLGPSGCGKTTTLRAIAGLEHPDEGDIFIDGKRVNALSPADRDIAFVFQFYALYPHLTVYDNIAFPLKAVKASKAEIQERVKEVATILQIQAMLDRKPSHLSGGEMQRVALGRAMVRQPKAFLMDEPMSNLDAKLRVDMRTELKRLQRRLGATTIFVTHDQIEAMSMADRIVIMHQGSLQQIGTPHEVYNQPQTVFVAQFMGSPSMNLIRGTVQAQSTLKSASTGGEQPALHLNHTDVWIELSAEQISHIGRSAEIIFGVRPEHIVVSREPIQKGFTATVHLVEALGSVNIIDIFLGENPDTGDLVLLRARTHPAFRPDVGQSVGFDFDAKQIHLFDRHTEQIIA
- a CDS encoding DUF2156 domain-containing protein; the encoded protein is MPDLSKNLQPLTLKDKLLFDRYARQMPAGLSRYAFAPHYIWRNFFDFYWTIIDDQFCLFANQDGDYFMPIPPMGASLNQEVIHQAYAFILETNRAKQIARIENVPTDLIPFFQERGFHAVQKETEYLYETDALIQLKGDRYKSKRAVYNALIRNYPAAQLQPYQSTHLADCLALYESWRQERWKQFHDDVYRAMLDDSQYSHHTGLMNHEELGLVGRVVFIDGVLKGYTFGYPLNSEIFCVLFEVTDLKIKGASQFLFREFCREQAAYRWISTMDDSGLENLKRVKLSYRPAKQLSSYNLFLL
- a CDS encoding thiamine pyrophosphokinase, producing MKCVLIFLNGHYDLRYPRFYKETLTWATANSYPLICADGGLRLFTELNQTSDVPISPNVLIGDLDSLEELPAETLEQLEQSGTHIVREWIGHIDKDDTDGQLAVAYANAQYSCQRILIYGGLPHPNGYEMDHFLGNIRLMRLGFQLFQDTRRENECNWRAAMRDPLQTIHFVVSDVTLDRKNDGVQRVSLISDDPNVTIKSSTNLRWSLDGFHVDPIRTNALRNEFVAEANQATIRLVEGSDPVYVIHNWYE
- a CDS encoding Gfo/Idh/MocA family oxidoreductase yields the protein MSKSKIRVGIVGAGGVGGLGGRDNSHAGGYRRCEEVELAAVADINNERLQQFGNEWEIAPEQRYATAQEMYEKADLDIVSVTTHNFHHHEPVIEAAEAGIQVIMVEKPLAISVEWGRKMVEACEANGCRLAVDHTRRFLPHYRRLKKMVDDGAVGDVRTITYSGARPLLHNGTHTVDYAFYFTSAQPKLVSGFLSDEPVADPGGGGMVVCEGGVVIFINCIPTRKESLSDVTIAGTAGQIHFCELRGIWEYGPLVEASVGYGARYDFEPLPDMPETLILDDYFYSAAREAVDCLLEDRESVSAGRDGLKALEVITAMHISHKTGTQVPLPLGEGLDNVEIRSTGQ